In the Clavelina lepadiformis chromosome 8, kaClaLepa1.1, whole genome shotgun sequence genome, one interval contains:
- the LOC143469087 gene encoding protocadherin beta-11-like — MHKNIKFIDSKAGTKIRIALVDRRKIIYAMGSLHGLFAISVFMASTTMTVEALSPMARTVHLKENSAPGTIVANVRREFSISSTSSKFQELEQKLLASSPTASTHRGQRKWMVLDKTIGIVTLRRHIDREAMCKSEDTCTVQLKIYVADLRQILYLNVIIDDVNDKPPVFAQRKIFLNVSENFPVNTVISLDQYLAEDADIGENGDITYSLSPNDYFQLLQFVDATNVFHLQLKLLHTLDYETDSSLPPLTLTARDGGSPRKLSSHLQIQVLVIDVNDNDPKFSKLEYTETLQENLLPNKVIAQVHASDKDSGPAGEVNYFISSRNTALVRHLVSINHETGEVMLIERLDREKHDGLQILIEARDSSLANQRIARTKLVIHVQDENDNSPLISINYLDTDYSTNDENNVYLREDLPLETFFALISARDADIGDNGRVKLTVSSSLRDNSIARGLDSEFRFDEDGSIVNSPQDSEPVSRFLGVRRRLDREIQDEYRVIVEACDHGSIPRCSSKTITVKIMDVNDNPPVIHCPRIALSFSEDKKIGSILTTVNATDGDSVNKPSFRITEDKEIVPSPFGNIKYELLTGDPEFMVDPKTGNIHLVSTLDYETKKTHQLTVIATDGGQPMARESKCTLRFRVIDVNDNAPVFINPDEENLSFYATVLRDDIITQIKAIDYDEDGSKAVEYKILNENDLASSSSREGSLFFLSRHSGDLRFNFSNPKLKKSLGTYKLVVQAKDKGVVPLTSKRTLYVIITDLEVLPTPIPTNIKVTRGSASTFIIVAVLVSSMVILFIIIVAVVMKKRRDRKQSGSYTCRKRSIDSNEWGEASVVSMRSAEPRRALSKEGSVGNGSDLWSQSSKKKADLIVYDTSLNASNTSCHDATRMSQFRSSVKSVGQQSTARSNYSDEVKRNLLEKDFAPRLTSSHDGDSGRGDSDPDAGSNNDVTYENDIFKRRPSSRLRSREGSSSGLHSRCTSQCLTYGHSDACWMPSPDQETTAPYSPVHSGNSSHIPLYVELRPASPRAYYPEQCDHPNLEPIPETRPIRHYWAYPANDLSSIYSNVVANSMRMTEPYQQVRPLGNQAPASYPRTFMAQQPHSPTRLSPISSLSSPCTSPTYSGNADPVRNHYIKRRDVAPDEVASRSATCLASPTCPLSPTGLGRSASADHILNSNHQPIASPQLHSPVEKISKSDMYGKVSMRETEEIVQNIEKLLNS, encoded by the exons GAAGATAATATATGCAATGGGCTCGCTTCATGGCCTGTTCGCTATTTCGGTCTTCATGGCGTCTACGACGATGACGGTGGAAGCGTTATCTCCCATGGCAAGAACTGTCCATCTGAAGGAGAATTCAGCTCCTG GTACAATTGTGGCGAACGTACGCCGAGAATTTAGCATCTCCTCAACGTCGTCAAAGTTCCAAGAGCTCGAGCAAAAATTACTCGCATCCAGTCCAACAGCGTCTACTCATCGGGGACAAAGGAAATGGATGGTGTTAGACAAGACCATTGGGATAGTCACACTACGACGTCACATCGATAGGGAAGCCATGTGCAAAAGCGAAGACACTTGCACAGTTCAActaaaa ATTTATGTTGCTGATCTTCGGCAGATTCTGTATCTCAATGTCATCATTGATGACGTCAACGACAAACCTCCCGTTTTTGCTCAAAGGAAAATCTTCTTAAATGTTTCTGAAAATTTTCCCGTGAATACGGTTATCAGTTTGGATCAGTACTTGGCTGAAGATGCAGATATTG GCGAAAACGGAGACATTACTTACTCGTTATCACCGAATGATTACTTTCAATTACTGCAGTTTGTCGACGCAACTAATGTTTTCCACCTACAATTGAAGCTTCTTCATACGCTGG ATTACGAAACCGACTCTAGTCTTCCACCTCTTACCTTAACAGCTCGGGATGGGGGAAGTCCCCGGAAGTTGAGCAGCCATCTTCAGATTCAAGTACTTGTTATTGACGTCAATGATAACGACCCAAAGTTTAGTAAActg GAATACACAGAGACACTGCAGGAAAACCTGTTGCCCAACAAGGTGATCGCTCAAGTTCACGCGTCGGACAAGGATTCAGGACCTGCAGGCGAGGTGAATTACTTCATCTCCTCCCGAAACACGGCTCTTGTGCGCCATCTCGTAAGCATTAATCACGAAACTGGAGAAGTGATGTTGATTGAAAGACTGGACAGGGAAAAACACGATGG attacAAATTCTCATTGAAGCACGTGACTCTAGTCTAGCCAATCAACGCATAGCTCGTACGAAATTGGTGATCCATGTCCAAGATGAGAACGACAACTCACCTCTCATATCAATCAATTATCTTGATACAGATTATTCGAccaatgatgaaaacaacg TTTACCTGAGAGAGGACTTGCCGCTTGAGACTTTCTTTGCTCTGATAAGCGCGAGGGATGCTGACATTGGTGACAATGGACGTGTCAAGCTCACGGTCTCATCTTCTTTAAGAGATAACTCGATAGCAAGAGGATTGGATTCGGAGTTTAGGTTTGATGAGGATGGGTCTATCGTTAATTCCCCTCAAGATTCGGAGCCAGTCAGCAGATTCCTCGGAGTTAGGAGGAGGTTGGATCGTGAAATTCAGGATGAGTACCGAGTCATTGTGGAAGCGTGTGACCATGGATCTATCCCTAG GTGTTCAAGTAAGACGATTACCGTGAAGATCATGGATGTTAATGACAATCCTCCTGTGATTCATTGTCCCAGAATTGCGCTCAGTTTTTCGGAGGATAAGAAAATTGGAAGTATTCTTACTACGGTTAACGCAACGGATGGCGATTCCGTGAACAAACCAAGCTTCAGGATAACTGAG GATAAAGAAATAGTTCCTTCACCGTTTGGCAACATCAAATATGAACTGCTAACTGGCGATCCGGAATTTATGGTGGATCCTAAAACCGGAAATATTCACTTGGTTTCAACTCTGGATTATGAAACGAAGAAAACACACCAA TTGACGGTAATTGCGACAGATGGTGGCCAGCCGATGGCGCGAGAGAGTAAATGCACCTTACGTTTCCGTGTTATTGACGTTAACGATAATGCTCCTGTGTTTATCAATCCTGACGaggaaaatttaagtttttatgcTACTGTCCTTCGTGATGACATCATAACTCAAATTAAG GCCATAGATTATGACGAAGATGGCAGCAAAGCCGTggaatataaaatattaaacgaaAATGATCTGGCGTCATCAAGCAGCCGGGAGGGGTCGCTCTTTTTCCTAAGTAGACATTCCGGTGACTTACGGTTTAACTTCAGTAACCCTAAACTGAAAAAGTCTCTCGGAACTTACAAACTGGTTGTGCAA GCAAAGGACAAGGGTGTGGTACCTCTGACCAGCAAACGCACTCTATACGTCATTATAACCGACCTTGAGGTATTACCTACACCAATTCCGACCAATATCAAAGTGACACGTGGATCTGCGTCAACGTTCATTATCGTAGCAGTTCTTGTCTCGTCAATGGTTATCTTATTCATTATAATCGTGGCAGTGGTGATGAAAAAGAGGAGGGACAGGAAg CAAAGCGGTTCGTACACCTGCCGCAAGAGGTCGATAGATAGCAATGAATGGGGCGAGGCGTCGGTAGTCAGCATGAGATCTGCAGAGCCGAGAAGAGCACTTTCTAAAGAGGGAAGCGTTGGAAATGGAAGTGACCTTTGGAGCCAATCTTCGAAAAAAAA AGCTGATTTGATTGTGTACGATACTAGCTTAAATGCATCGAATACTTCTTGTCATGATGCGACGAGGATGTCACAATTTAGGTCTTCAGTGAAAAGCGTAGGACAACAATCCACTGCTCGTAGTAATTACTCGGATGAAGTTAAG CGCAACTTACTGGAAAAAGACTTTGCGCCTCGCTTGACGTCGTCACACGATGGCGATAGTGGTCGCGGTGACAGCGATCCGGATGCGGGAAGTAATAATGACGTAACTTATGAAAATG ACATTTTTAAACGACGCCCATCATCCCGTTTACGCTCAAGAGAAGGTAGTTCTTCAGGCCTCCATTCTCGATGTACGTCACAATGCCTCACATATGGACACAGTGACGCTTGCTGGATGCCTTCACCTGATCAAG aAACTACAGCCCCATATAGCCCGGTACATTCAGGCAATTCATCGCATATCCCATTGTACGTTGAGCTGCGTCCCGCGAGTCCAAGAGCCTACTATCCCGAACAATGCGATCACCCTAATCTGGAACCAATACCCGAAACGAGGCCTATACGTCACTACTGGGCTTACCCTGCTAATGATTTAAGTTCTATTTATTCAAACGTTGTTGCAAATTCAATGCGGATGACTGAACCATATCAGCAGGTTAGACCTCTGGGCAACCAGGCGCCAGCGAGTTATCCACGGACATTCATGGCCCAGCAACCGCATTCGCCCACTCGTCTTAGCCCCATATCGTCGTTGTCATCGCCATGCACGTCACCAACTTACAGCGGGAACGCTGACCCCGTACGTAATCATTACATCAAGCGACGTGACGTAGCACCAGATGAGGTCGCGTCGCGATCGGCTACTTGTCTTGCGTCCCCTACATGCCCTTTAAGCCCTACTGGGTTGGGGCGTAGTGCATCCGCCGATCATATCCTGAACAGCAATCATCAACCAATTGCTTCACCGCAGTTGCACTCGCCGGTTGAAAAAATCTCCAAAAGTGACATGTATGGAAAAGTTAGCATGAGGGAAACCGAAGAAATTGTTCAAAATATCGAGAAACTGTTGAACTCTTGA